One window from the genome of Diceros bicornis minor isolate mBicDic1 chromosome 1, mDicBic1.mat.cur, whole genome shotgun sequence encodes:
- the SMIM32 gene encoding small integral membrane protein 32, which translates to MYGDVFNTTGGPEAAVGGALALAATVKAEGALPLELATARGMRDGAATKPDLPTYLLLFFLLLLSVALVVLFIGCQLRHSAFAALPHDRSLRDARAPWKMRPV; encoded by the coding sequence ATGTACGGCGACGTGTTCAACACCACGGGCGGCCCCGAGGCGGCGGTAGGCGGCGCGCTGGCTCTGGCAGCCACGGTCAAGGCAGAGGGCGCTTTGCCGCTGGAGCTGGCCACGGCGCGCGGGATGCGGGACGGCGCGGCCACGAAGCCCGACCTGCCCACCTACCTGCTgctcttcttcctgttgctgctcTCCGTGGCGCTCGTCGTCCTCTTCATCGGCTGCCAGCTGCGCCACTCGGCCTTCGCAGCGCTGCCCCACGACCGCTCGCTGCGCGACGCCCGCGCGCCCTGGAAAATGAGGCCAGTGTAG